The genomic stretch AAGGTTATAAACTTCGTCGGGTTGTACTTCTTCTAAAATTCGTCGGAGGGTAGTGCCGTCGGTTAAGTCGCCGTAATGTAAAAATAATTGAGCGTCTGGCTGATGGGGGTCTTGATAAATATGGTCAATTCTGTCAGTATTAAATGTGGATGTACGGCGAATGATACCATGTACCTCATAGCCTTTACTTAAAAGCAGTTCGGCTAGATATGAGCCGTCTTGTCCTGTAATTCCGGTAATTAATGCTTTGGTGCGGTTTTCCATTTTATTGTTAGTAATAGTTAATCTGCAATTGGATGGATTGTGAACCATGGATAATTAAATTTATTTCCCATTGATATGGTGTAATCTGTTTATCTTTTGTTCACTTTCTATGTAAGGTTATTGTTAAAGCATCATCATTGTATGACGATTTATGGGAAAGTGTGATTTTTTTGTAATTTTAGACCAAATCCTGTTGGTAAAATTGACCATAACCTACTTTTTAATAAATTACACGGCGAAAGAATCACTTTCTCTCCATGGGGAAGTTTTTATTTTTCATTCTTTGGGTAGTTTATATTGGGATACAATTTTTTTGGCATAGTTAGGCACATGGGCATCTAATTTTTCGGGATAATTACGTTTGACGTAAAGATAATTACGGGTGAAGTGGGAATCGATGGAAAATCTCGCATATTCTAACCCTTGAGGCCCTACTTTCTCTATCACTACCCCCATTAATTTAGCTGCCCACATAGGTAGTGTAACCCCTTTATCGTAGGCTGGGATGCTATTTTGGACGGCTTGGGTGCGATCGCCCTTAGACATTACAGATTGGGTTTTAAGTTGATCTTGCACTAAATCTAACATCTCTTTCCCTGTATCGTTTCTCACGACAATCCATTGCCAACCAAAAGGCGAACCCATATAACCCACTACCAAATCAGCGAGGGAGTTGACATAGTCAAAACAAGTCATACAAGAAGGGGCAAACACATCCTTTAACTTATTAGTTTTTAAACCAAAGAAAGGTACTTTTTCCACTCTGCCATCTTCATGCTTAAAATGTACTCGAAAATCTTGCATAAACTCATAAGCCACCACGGTATCAGGAGAATCGCTGGTGGTGTCCAAAAATTTCTGTAACCCCTCACGGGTAACGTTATCAACACAGGGAGTACCTAAGATGTAGAGTTTTTCTAAGCCCAATTTATCTTCTACTTCTCGCAGGGCCTGAATTTGACAACCTACCCCTATCACGAGTAACCGTTTCATGCCCGATTGTTCGATTTGCTCTAATACCGAGAGGTTAGGAGAAAGAGTAGGTTTATTTACCCTTGCCCCCAAGATTTCCTCTGTAGTAGTGGCAATGATGGGCTTAGGTTGAAAACGATCTGTTTCGCTGTTTTGTACACATACAACCCCTTCTACTAGCCCCTGCGTTAACATTTCACAGGCGATCGCACTTACAATCCCTGTCCATTGCGCCCCCTCGATGGGTTCTTTTTTCTGGGCAGTAATCATCTCCTGATGTACCCCAAAATAGAGATCATTTTCATTATCTAAATCGCGCGATCGCCCATGGGCTTGGTTTTCGAGTTCTGCAATTTGTTGATGAATAAAAGCACAGGCTTCCTTCACATAGTGAATATAGTAGGTATCACATAACCCGCACTCACTACACAACTCCTTAGCGGGGCGACGACTACCAGGCTTGAGGGCTTTAGCTTTCTTATGGCTCGTAGTTACAGACATTTAATTTTTTAAATTGATTTATCTTATGGCTTTTTCTTTTATTTTAACCAACCAAGGGTAATGAGCCATTAATCAATAATTTTACTTATGACGTAGATAATCATAGAGTCTGACATATTGCCTTCCTGGATTATTCCAAGAATAATCATATTCCATGCCCTGTTTTTGTAGTGATTCAAATTCCTTAGGATAATAATGCCATAAAGAAATCGCCCTTTCTAACCCCGACTCGAGGGCGTGGTTATCATTTTGATAAAACACATAACCGTTACGCTTTTCGGGGCTATGGTATTGATCATAATCCTTATCAAAAACCGTATCCATTAAACCGCCAACCCCACGCACCACAGGCACTGTACCATATTTTAGACCAATCATTTGGGTAAGTCCACAGGGTTCATACACACTAGGTACAACAATAATATCAGCTCCGGCATAGATGAGATGAGCTAATTCTTCATTAAAACCTAACTCTAAATGACAGTCAGGGTTATCGTTGAGAAAACCTTTTTCATGGACAAACCAATTATTAATACGGGGTTCGGTGGCTGAACCTAGGAGGACAAATTGGGCATTATGGTGAATAGAATAGTAAATGGCATGGTGAACTAAATCAACTCCCTTTTGACCATCTAAACGACCTACAAAGGCCACTATGGGTTTATGTTCATCCCTTAATAATAGTCTTTCCCTGAGAGCTTTTCTATTTTTTGCCTTTCCTTCAAATACATCGATGGTATATTTATGGGGGATGAGGGTATCTATTTCAGGATTCCAAATATTGTAATCAATGCCGTTGAGGATGCCATCAAATTTATAGTGATGTAGTCTGAGAGTA from Cyanobacterium stanieri LEGE 03274 encodes the following:
- a CDS encoding Coenzyme F420 hydrogenase/dehydrogenase, beta subunit C-terminal domain, producing MSVTTSHKKAKALKPGSRRPAKELCSECGLCDTYYIHYVKEACAFIHQQIAELENQAHGRSRDLDNENDLYFGVHQEMITAQKKEPIEGAQWTGIVSAIACEMLTQGLVEGVVCVQNSETDRFQPKPIIATTTEEILGARVNKPTLSPNLSVLEQIEQSGMKRLLVIGVGCQIQALREVEDKLGLEKLYILGTPCVDNVTREGLQKFLDTTSDSPDTVVAYEFMQDFRVHFKHEDGRVEKVPFFGLKTNKLKDVFAPSCMTCFDYVNSLADLVVGYMGSPFGWQWIVVRNDTGKEMLDLVQDQLKTQSVMSKGDRTQAVQNSIPAYDKGVTLPMWAAKLMGVVIEKVGPQGLEYARFSIDSHFTRNYLYVKRNYPEKLDAHVPNYAKKIVSQYKLPKE
- the glgA gene encoding glycogen synthase GlgA, with translation MYIVHIASECAPVIKAGGLGDVIYGLSREVENRGHTVEIILPMYDCMRYDHIWGLHDAYKDLYVPWYDGTVHCSVYCGWVHGRLCFFIKPHSQDQFFDRGCYYGCDDDAMRFAFFSKAALEFLYISNKRPDIIHCHDWQTGLVPVMLYEIYKWHGMANQRVCFTVHNFKHQGIAGGEILKATGLNNEEYYYSYDRLRDNFNPFALNLMKGGIVYSNHINTVSPHHAWEARYSDVSYGLGHTLRLHHYKFDGILNGIDYNIWNPEIDTLIPHKYTIDVFEGKAKNRKALRERLLLRDEHKPIVAFVGRLDGQKGVDLVHHAIYYSIHHNAQFVLLGSATEPRINNWFVHEKGFLNDNPDCHLELGFNEELAHLIYAGADIIVVPSVYEPCGLTQMIGLKYGTVPVVRGVGGLMDTVFDKDYDQYHSPEKRNGYVFYQNDNHALESGLERAISLWHYYPKEFESLQKQGMEYDYSWNNPGRQYVRLYDYLRHK